CAAAATGGTAATTCTCAAGCGCCGCGTACTCGCCGCAGGTTAGGAATGTGGATTTAATAACTTACAGAATTTGCGATTGGTAGGGCATGGCAATGCTATTTGCGATTGGTAGGGGCATGGCAATGCCATGCCCCTACGAAACCAGAGACGCGAAATTTCGCGTCTCTCTTTTTATATTTATCTACCTTCGACTGCGCGCACAGACTGGGGTGGTGTTCTAAAATCTAAACTTTGTTCTGGTAGCATCCAGGTAATCAGCAATCCCTGAATAGCACCTACTGCAACCAACCCCCATATAAAACCTGTCTTTTTTATGGCTCGTGGCAACGTGTTCATAAAATTACCCTAAGTAGTGCCTTCCGGCAATTCCGAATACTTTTTTTGACCCCAATCTAACTACAGTGATCCTCTGGTGGCATCTACCTATAGGAGTATATCCAGGGAATTACCTACGTACTTAAGAAAATGTTGTGGAATTTGGTGAACTACTTAGGCGCAAATTATTAAAGTTTTATTTTATACATCCCCAATATTGCTAAGAACTATTGTTGCTGGCTATTAGGAAAAACAGCTCTGTAGGCTTTTACGTTAATATCGATACCTGTAATCGCCGTACCAACAACGACGGCATAGGCTCCCAGTTCCAGCGCTTGCTTTGCCATCTGGGGTGAGGCAATGCCACCTTCACAAATGACTGGAACGTTTAGCTGTTCTACCATCTGGGCTAGTAAGTCAAAGCCTGGGGGAATTAGATGTTTTGTAGCGGCAGTATAGCCGTAGAGGGTGGTGCCTACGATATCTGCACCTGCGGCGGCGGCGGCTAGAGCATTCTCTATCGTATCCACATCTGCCATCACTGGCTTACCTAGTTCATCGTGAATTCGGCTAATCAGTGTTTGTAGTGTCTCGTCATCTGGGCGATCGCGTAATGTGGCATCAATAGCGATAATGTCTGCACCAGCGATCGCGATCGCTTGCGCGTGATGGAACTGCGGAGTAATGTATACTTCGTAACCCGGTATCTGTTGTTTCCACAGACCAATTATCGGTAATTTAACCTTTTCGCGTACTGCCTTTATATGAGCTGGCGTATCAATACGCACTCCCACAGCCCCATTGAGGATAGAAGCGTGCGCGATCGCGGCAATAACTGACGGCTCGTGCAGGGGCGACTCAACCGGAGCCTGACAAGATACAATCAAACCTTGACTCAAAGCGTTTAATGTGTCGCTGCTACGGGGGAAAACAAAATCGTGCATCGTCTAGCCGCTACTCCTGGGGGATGGAATCCTCAAGCTGAGGGTGTCATTTTTATTGAGCAAACACCTGCTCCCATCGTCTTGCTCACCGCAGCGGATACCGATATTCAAACCCTCGCCGCCGCAGTATCCAAATTGCCAGACTCATTTCCCTCGCTACGAGTTGTTAATCTCTTGCAGTTGCAGCAACAACTCAGTATTGATACTTACGCTGAAGAAGTGCTACAGCAGGCACAGGTAATTATTTTAAGGCTACTGGGAGGACGTTCCTACTGGTCTTATGGATTAGAAGTGGTGCGCCAGACAGTGGAAAGTACCCAGAAGTCGCTGTTTGTCTTACCTGGAGACGATCGTCCAGATCCAGATTTAATCAGTCACTCTACCGTAACTCTGGCATCTAGTAACCAGCTGTGGCGCTACTTTACCGAAGGCGGTGTAGAAAATTTCGTTAACGCCTTAAAATTTGTCGCTGATATCTGTCTAGGAAATACCTACAATCCACCGGCACCGCAAGAAGTTCCCCGCGTTGGAGTTTATCAGGGGCTGGGGACTGGGGACAAGGGACTAGGTACTAGGGACAAGAGACTGGGTAAGAGTCCTTCCAATCCCCAATCCCCAATCCCCAATTCCCAATTCCCAATCCCCAATTCCCAATCCCCAATCCCCAATCCCCAATCCCCAATCCCCAAAATTGGTATTTTGTTCTATCGCGCTCATTATCTAGCGGGAAATACATCTCCAATAGATGCAATATGTCAAGCTTTAGCTGAACGAAATTTAGAACCAATTCCCGTTTTTGTTTCTTCTCTGCGCGATCACGATGTACAAGAAGAATTATTGCAATACTTCCAACCGAAAGACGGCGAGGAAATTCAGCTTTTACTCAACACCACCAGCTTTTCTATCTCTCCCCTGAACTCCAACGAGGGCGCTACTTCAATTGTCGATTCTTCCGACTTATCGGGAAAACCTACTCCTACCATTCCTTTATCCCTAGATATTCCTACTTTGCAGGTAATCTTCAGCGGCGGTACGGTGGAACAGTGGAAGAGTGGATTTCAAGGGCTTTCGCCGCGCGATATGGCGATGAATGTGGCTTTACCAGAGGTGGATGGGAGAATCATTAGTCGTGCGGTTTCTTTTAAGGCTGTGCAAACCCGGAATCCTCTGCTGCAAACGGATGTTGTGGTTTATGAACCTGTGCGCGATCGCATTCAATTTGTCGCTGATTTAGCATCTAACTGGGTACGTCTGCGCCAAACTCCACCACAACAGCGAAAAATTGCTTTAATTTTGGCAAATTACCCTAATCGCGATGGGCGTTTAGCTAATGGTGTCGGGTTGGATACTCCAGCAAGTTGTGTAGAAATACTTAAGGCTTTGCAACAGGCTGGGTATTGTGTGGAAAATATTCCCGCTACTGGTGATGAGTTAATTTCGCGTTTGACTGCTGGGGTGACTAACGATCCGGAGGGGCGGGAGTTGCGTCGGGTGCAGCAGAGTTTGGCTTTCGAGGAGTATCAAGAGTATTTTTCTAGTTTGCCAGAAGCGGTGCAGCAAGGAGTATGCGATCGCTGGGGTTCGGTTTTGGAAATGAACCACCCAGGCGCAGAGGAAGAGAAATTTTTTGCTGTTGCTGGTTTACAGTTGGGTAATGTTTTTGTAGGAATTCAACCTGCGCGTGGTTATGATATCGACCCTAGTTTAAATTATCATGCTCCAGATTTGGAACCGCCTCATAGTTATCTGGCTTTTTATTATTGGGTGCGGCAAGTTTTTGAGGTTGATGCGTTTGTTCATGTGGGGAAGCACGGGAATCTAGAATGGCTTCCGGGTAAAAGCGTGGGTCTTTCAAGTAATTGTTATCCGGAAGCAGTGTTTGGGCCTTTGCCTCACTTGTATCCTTTTATTGTTAACGATCCGGGGGAAGGTTCTCAAGCTAAACGTCGCGCTCAAGCTGTAATTATAGACCACTTAACTCCGCCGATGACTAGGGCTGAACTGTATGGCCCTTTGCAACAGTTGGAAGGTTTAATTGATGAATATTACCAGGCTGAAAGTTTAGATCCTTCAAGATTACCAGCGATCAGTTCTCGCATTGCCGATCTAGTTTTTCAGGAAAATTTACACCAAGATTTGAAAATCAAAAAAGAAGATAATTTTGAATTGTCAATTTTAAATTATCTGGATGGTTATTTGTGCGAATTGAAAGAAGCTCAAATACGTGATGGATTGCACATTTTTGGGCAATGTCCGCAAGGGCGACAACTGCGAGATTTGATAGTCGCGATCGCACGTCATCCCGGAAGCGATCGCAAAGGCTTAACGAGAGCGATCGGTATTGATTCTAATCTAGATTTCGACCCTCTCACAGCAGATCCTTCTCAACCTTTTGTAGGACAGGGGTGTCCTACAAGATATCAAATTGTCGGCGATGTCATTGAGGCATTAGAACAACAAGCCAGCGCGTTAGTAGAACAGCTGATGCTCGGAAACCCCCCTAACCTCCCCGTCAACGAGGGAACAGTAAAACGCGAATTAGACTGGATACGTCGCTACCTTCTCCCTTCCCTCCAACAAACCAACCAAGAAATCTCCAACTTGTTACGAGGATTAGACGGGGGATATGTGCCTAGTGGCGCATCTGGCGCACCAACGCGAGGACGACCTGATGTTTTGCCTACTGGTCGCAATTTTTACTCGGTTGATATCCGATCAATTCCCACAGAAACAGCCTGGAGTGTAGGACGAAAAGCGGCTGAAGCTTTAATTGAACAATACACCCAGGAACACGGAGAGTATCCAAAAACACTCGGATTGTCGGTATGGGGAACGAGTACCATGCGAACTGGTGGCGATGACTTGGCGCAAGCAATGGCATTGATTGGAGTGCAGCCAGTTTGGGATGGTGCCTCGCGACGAGTGGTAGACTTTGATATATTGCCAGTCTCAGTTTTAGGTCGTCCCCGCGTGGATGTGACGCTGAGAATTTCTGGATTTTTCCGCGATGCTTTCCCTAATTTAATCGATTTATTCGATCAAGCTGTAGCCGCAGTGGCGGCGTTAAAGGAACCAGCAGAACAAAATCCTTTAGCAGCGCAAGTATCCCAAGAAACCGAGTTTTGGCAAAATTCTGGGTTGAGTCAAGAACAAGCCCAAATGCGATCGCGTTATCGCATCTTTGGTTCTAAACCTGGTGCTTATGGTGCTGGATTGCAAGGTTTAATTGAAGCACAAAATTGGACAGATGACCAAGATTTAGCCCGTGCTTACATCAACTGGAGCAGTTACGCTTACACTAGCACCTCTCTCCAACCCTCGACAGGGGAGCTAGGGGGAGTTAGCGCCCCAGAAGCCTTCCAGAAGCGTCTACAGCAAATGCAGATAGTATTGCACAATCAAGATAACCGCGAACACGATTTACTAGATTCTGATGATTACTATCAATTTCAAGGCGGTTTAACAGCAGCGGTTCGGGCTTTAAGTGGCAAGAATCCGCAAACATATTTTGGCGATAATTCTCTTCCCGAAAATCCGAAAGTTCGGCAACTGAGCGAAGAGATTACACGAGTTTATCGTTCCCGCGTCGTGAATCCTAAATGGATTGCTGGTGTCATGCGTCACGGTTACAAAGGCGCATTTGAAATGTCAGCAACAGTAGATTATTTATTCGCCTACGATGCGACAGCTAACTGCGTAGAAGATTTCATGTATCAAGGAGTAGCAGAGGCGTATTTATTTGACTCAAATGTACAAGATTTTATCCAGCAGAAGAACCCTTGGGCGTTAAGAGATATGGCAGAAAGATTGCTAGAGGCTAATCAACGCGGTTTGTGGCAAAACGTTGATAAAGAAATACTGGAAAAATTGCGAAACTTAGTGCACCAATCCGAAGCCGTCATCGAAGGTATGACAGCAATCGTTACAACTGATGAGTTAGGTTAGTTAACCTAGAAATAAGGAAAGTGAGGTGAATTGCAATGTCAGAACAAATGACTTTGGCAGAGTTAGCCGATTATGGGGTGACAATTCCCCCAACACAAGATGAACTTCCCTACAGTGATGGTATCCCTATGGAAAGTCAACGCCATGTTTTGCAAATGCAAATGCTCATAGATATCTTATTGCTGCTGTGGGCAGAACGTCAGGATGTTTTCGTCGGCGGAAATATGTTTGTGTACTACAGTTTAGAACAGGTACGCAATAAAGATTTTAATGGGCCAGATGTTTTTGTGGTGCTAGATGTACCCAGACGAGAACGCAAAAGTTGGGTTGTCTGGGAAGAAGGCAAAGCACCAGATTTGGTAATTGAATTATTATCAGAAAGCACCGCAATTCGGGATAAAGTTGAGAAAAAGCAAGTTTATCAAAATCGCTTGCGAGTCCCAAATTATTTCTGGTTCGATCCCTTCAGTGGTGAATTGGCAGGTTTTGCCTTGCAAAATGGTGTCTATACAGAGATTCAACCTGATGCTCAAAATCGACTAATCAGCCAGCAGTTAGGGTTGGCGTTGGTACGATGGGAAGGAATTTACCAGGGAGTAACCGCCCGTTGGTTGCGTTGGGAAACCCTAGAAGGCGATTTGCTGCCAACAGCCGAAGAGTTGGCTTCCCTGGAACGGCAACGCGCAGAAGAGGCGACTAGGCAGATGCAAGCAGCGCAACTGCAAGCCGCAGAGTTAGAGTCAATGCTGGCTCGTTATCGCGATCGCTTTGGAGAACTACCTGACTAAATGCTGAATGTCTACTAACATGATTTTTCAGAACCAATAAGGCTCTTAACATTTTTTATTACTAATAAATGTTAACGGTGTAACGTCAAAAAAATGCAAGATTATTTCATATTTTTCTTCAAGCCTATTGGTTAAGCTAAAAGAAGACGCCAAAGGTGAGGAAATTCTATGACCGCTTTTTCTGGTGCTAACTTAAAGCGCTCGGCATGGCAAACAACAGTCATGTTTACGCTGGCCTTCTGGCTAAGTGGCAGTCTGATTTTGGACTGGGTAATTATGCCCAGTATGTTTGCTACAGGAATGATGACTGAACCTGGATTCGCCACAGCAGCTTATTCAATCTTCTGGATTTTTAATCGCATCGAATTATTGTGCGCCGCTTTAGTATTAACAGGAATTTTGGTTCTAAACCGCACTCATATTGCATCTTATCTGGCAGGACGCAAAGTTATTTTCTTATCTTTGCTGTTGCTAACAATCGCCATTATTGATACATATTTCTTAACACCGCATATGAGTGCTTTGGGAATACAACTCAATCTTTTTGATGCTGTTGCCGAGACTCCGGCGGGTATGAATCAGCTACACGCAGGTTATTGGGTATTAGAAGCAGTGAAACTTATTGGCAGTGGTACGCTGTTAGGTTTGTGCGATCGCGATCGCTAATATAGCAATTCTAAACAAGTTGTAAAATATTTTACTCGTTCCTAGTCTCAGACTAGGAACGAGTATTTGTATGCTCTGCATCCATTAAACAGGAAGATCCAAACGAGGTTTAAAGGTTTCGATTTGGCGCAGCTTTTCGTAAAGTTCTCGTTCCTGGGGACTGACAGATGGGGGAACCGCAATTTGAATCTCAACTAACTGATCGCCGCGATTACCATTACCAGTAGGGTAGCCTTTACCAGCCAGACGCAGACGCTTCCCGTGTCCGACACCGCTGGGAACTTTCATTTTCACCATACCATCGAGAGTTGGAACTTCCACAGCTCCTCCCAACACCGCTTCACTCGGCGTAACTGGTAATTGGCAGAAAATATCTGAACCTTCTAGTTTAAAGAAAGGGTGGGACGATACGGTAATTTTCAGATACAAATCGCCACCACCAATGCCTTGATTTTTTAACCGGATGCGTTGTTGATTTAACATTCCCGGTGGCATATCAACTTCCAGACTTCGCCCATCTTCCAGACGAATTCGTTCTCGCCCTCCCTGATAAGCTTTTTCTAGTGGCATCGTTAATCTAGCTTCCACATCGCGACGAGTTTGGCGTGAAGGAACAGTGTAAGCGGTTCTGGTGTTACCGGGGCGAAATTCGTCAGAGGCAGCAACTCTAGGGTTTGTATTGCTTGGGGGTGTTTGTGTCGTCTTTGTTTGGCGACGACCTAACAGAGTATCGACAAAGCTGGGAAAGTCCGGATACTCCTCATAGTTTAATTCTTCAGTGGAACTGCGACCATTCCCACTGCGATCGCTCCAACTTTTCCCAGTTGTAGTTTTTCCCGTCCTTCTGGTACCAAATCCTCTCTGGTTCCAGAAGCGGCTGAACTTATCGTACTCAGATCGCTTACCCGTATCGGAGAGAATATCGTAGGCTTCACCGATTTCCTTGAACTTTTCTTCTGCTGTTTCATCTCCCGGATTAACATCGGGATGATACTGCCTCGCTAGCCGTCGATACGCCTTTTTAATTTCTTCACCGGTAGCATCTCGATTCACACCTAGAATCTGGTAGTAGTCCCGAAAATTTTGCATACGTCTATTTTTGATTTTAGAAATTAGTTTTTAGATTTTAGATTGTAGATGGCAACCCAAAATCTAAAATCCCAAATCCAAAATCCTTAGAGCCAATCATCATCATCATCATCCCAATCATCATTAGGTTGGACTTTTCTGGAAGTAGGGCGGTAGGAACTGCCGCTATCACGACTATACCGCTCTCTACCTGCACCTCCGGAGTAGCGACGGTCATCATCCCGATCGCGATAGCGTATGTTGTCATCCCGATCGCGATAACGTATGTTGTCATCCCGATCGCGATCGCGCAATCCCTCACCAAACAGCGAATCACCCTCTCCAGAGAACGTGCGCCGAATCGATCCAAAAAAGTCATCCTCATCCTCAGCCGCTTCCAGCCGCACCTCTCGGTTAAGCTCATAAAGGGCATCCTGAAGATCGCCTTGCGCCCGATCTATAGCGCGATCGTCGTCACGCTTCATGCTCTCGCGCAGTTCCTGAACTAAAGATTCTATGCGCCGCCGCTGTCCTGCTGCAAACTGCATCCCATAAGTCAGCGCTACTTCCCTGAGTTGCCGTTCTGCCTTCAGAACTTCCGCTTCAGCACGGTTGCGCTTCTCCACCCGTTCCCGTCGTTGTCTGTCTTCTGCGGCATATTCTTCCGCATCCTGAATCATCCGGTTAACTTCACCCTCACTGAGAGTAGAAGCCCCTTGAATAGTAACGCTCTGTTCTCTGCCGGTAGTTCTATCTAAGGCAGTCACCTGTAGAATTCCGTTGGCATCAATATCAAAAGCCACCTGAACTTGGGGGACTCCTCGCGGGGAAGGAGGAATGCCAGTCAGCTTAAATCTTCCCAGAGATTTATTATCAGATGACATTTCTCGTTCGCCTTGGAGGACGTGAATTTCCACCACCGTTTGGTTATTTTCCGATGTCGAGAAGATATCCGAGCGTCGCACGGGTATAGTCGTGTTACGCGGGATCAGTTTCTTCATCACGCCGCCAATGGTTTCCAAACCAAGGGATAGGGGAGTTACATCTAGCAGCAGTACATCCTTAACTTCACCAGCCAGAATTCCCGCCTGAACTGCCGCACCCACCGCTACCACTTCATCCGGGTTAACGTTCTCGTTTGGTTCTCTGTCAATTAAGCTGCGTACCAGCTGTCTTACAAGGGGAATGCGGGTACTCCCACCCACTAATACCACTTCGTCAATTCTGGATGGCGTGAGATTAGCATCAACTAAGGCGCGTTTTACAGGTGCCTTCAATCGACTCACCAAATCCCCACACAAACCTTCAAATTGGGAGCGAGTCAGCCTAGTTTCTACGTGTAACGGGCCTTCCTCCGTGGCGGTGATAAAGGGGAGGTTAATATCGGTGACGCCGACCCCAGAAAGCTCAATTTTCGCTTTTTCCGCAGCTTCCGTGAGGCGCTGTAGGGCTTGGCGATCGCGTCTTAAATCTATCCCTTCTGTTTCCAAAAATTGTTGTGCCAGCCAGTCCACAATTTTTCTATCAAAATCGTTACCGCCCAGCTGAGTATCACCGCTAGTTGCCTTAACTTCAAACACTCCATCCCCTACTTCTAGAATGGACACATCAAAGGTACCGCCACCCAAGTCAAACACCAAAATAGTTTGACTATCTTTGCGATCTAACCCATAAGCCAAAGATGCAGCTGTTGGCTCATTCAGAATCCGCAATACATCCAGTCCGGCAATTCTCCCAGCATCCTTTGTTGCCTGTCGCTGAGAATCATTGAAATAAGCTGGAACTGTAATCACCGCTCCCGTCACCGGCTCTCCCAAGTAGCGACTCGCTTCCGCTGCCAACTTTTGCAGTACCATTGCCGCTATTTCCTCTGGGGCAAATTCCCGCTTGAGTCGGGGGCATTTTATTTTAACGTTGCCCTCCTCATCCTTGCGAATCGTGTATGGGACTTGCTTAGATGTTGGAGTGAGTTCGCTGTACTTGCGCCCGATGAAGCGCTTCACCGCATAAAATGTATTTTGCGGGTTGAGAACAGCTTGGCGTCGCGCCATTTGTCCGACGAGGCGTTCTCCTTCTTTGCTGAAACCAACCACGGAGGGAGTAGTCCTCATGCCTTCTGCATTGGCAATGACAACGGGCTTGCCGCCTTCCATGACAGCTACTACTGAATTGGTTGTTCCCAGGTCAATGCCGACTACTTTACCCATGCCTAGTGTGTTCTCCTTGCCTTTCCTTAATATTTTGAGAACAAATACTTGGATTTATTCTATCTTGCTGTCAGGGATTGCACGGTATTTGGCAACGCCAGAAAGTTAGTTGACTAGATGAAACTCTATGATTTTTGCCAACTTAAGCTTTTTTTACCGCTTTGCTGCCATAATGACAGGCTGTCTGTTATTTATTGGTTGTTCTCGCACTCACCTAATCCAAGCTACCCCATCAAATGCGGTTGTCCAGCCTTTGGCCGCCACGACCGCGGCGAACATGAGCGATCGCTTGACGGAAGGAATAAATCAAGCTATGAGTGCTGCCATCAAGGCTCAATCGGCTAAATCTGCCCAAGACTGGGATCAAGTTGCCGAAGGATGGTTAAGTGCGATCGCATCTTTGCAATCAATTTCACCAGATAGCCCCGAACGAGTCTACGCCCAAAAAAAAGTCACCGAGTACATGAGGTCTTTGGAGGTAGCCCAACAAAGAGCAGCGGCAACCAGCTATCAATCACAATACCCTACTTTTAATAACCAGTTGCTTGACAATCAGCTGGTACTTTATTTATCCTACGTGGCTGCTGTTGGCCCACCTGATATTTTAATTGTCGGCAGTTCTCGGTCTTTGCAGGGTGTTGACCCAAGACAAATGCAGCAAGCTTTGGCAGCTAGAGGGATTTCCGGAAAGAAAATCTTTAATTTTGGGGTAAATGGCGCAACTGCTCAAGTAATTGATTTTTTAGTGCTGCGACTCTTGACACAAGACCAGTTGCCTAAATTAATCGTGTGGGCGGATGGAGTCAGAGCTTTTAACAGTGGACGAACCGATCGAACTTATAACCTTATTTTGGCATCTCCTGGTTATCAGCGCTTAATAAGTGGCGATCGCCCCCAGAGTAGTTCTCCACCAGATGATCCAAATACCATACACGCTAAGAGTTTGAACAACTTGGTTGTACAGAATCAGATAAACAATGTTGCTTCTAACACTGTTAGTTCTTTCAACCTTTTGCCATCCAACAGTGAAAAAATAATAGCTCAGAACAACGCAGAAGGCCTTACTACCGACTATTCGATAGCTGCTGTTGACGCTAATGGATTTCTCCCGGTAAATATCCGTTTCAATCCGCTAATTTACTATCGCCAAAAGCCGCGAGTTGCCGGACTCTACGATGCTGATTATGCCGCCTTCCAATTAGGAGGTAAGCAAGAAGTAGCT
The genomic region above belongs to Funiculus sociatus GB2-C1 and contains:
- a CDS encoding N-acetylmannosamine-6-phosphate 2-epimerase, whose protein sequence is MHDFVFPRSSDTLNALSQGLIVSCQAPVESPLHEPSVIAAIAHASILNGAVGVRIDTPAHIKAVREKVKLPIIGLWKQQIPGYEVYITPQFHHAQAIAIAGADIIAIDATLRDRPDDETLQTLISRIHDELGKPVMADVDTIENALAAAAAGADIVGTTLYGYTAATKHLIPPGFDLLAQMVEQLNVPVICEGGIASPQMAKQALELGAYAVVVGTAITGIDINVKAYRAVFPNSQQQ
- a CDS encoding DnaJ C-terminal domain-containing protein; its protein translation is MQNFRDYYQILGVNRDATGEEIKKAYRRLARQYHPDVNPGDETAEEKFKEIGEAYDILSDTGKRSEYDKFSRFWNQRGFGTRRTGKTTTGKSWSDRSGNGRSSTEELNYEEYPDFPSFVDTLLGRRQTKTTQTPPSNTNPRVAASDEFRPGNTRTAYTVPSRQTRRDVEARLTMPLEKAYQGGRERIRLEDGRSLEVDMPPGMLNQQRIRLKNQGIGGGDLYLKITVSSHPFFKLEGSDIFCQLPVTPSEAVLGGAVEVPTLDGMVKMKVPSGVGHGKRLRLAGKGYPTGNGNRGDQLVEIQIAVPPSVSPQERELYEKLRQIETFKPRLDLPV
- the dnaK gene encoding molecular chaperone DnaK, producing MGKVVGIDLGTTNSVVAVMEGGKPVVIANAEGMRTTPSVVGFSKEGERLVGQMARRQAVLNPQNTFYAVKRFIGRKYSELTPTSKQVPYTIRKDEEGNVKIKCPRLKREFAPEEIAAMVLQKLAAEASRYLGEPVTGAVITVPAYFNDSQRQATKDAGRIAGLDVLRILNEPTAASLAYGLDRKDSQTILVFDLGGGTFDVSILEVGDGVFEVKATSGDTQLGGNDFDRKIVDWLAQQFLETEGIDLRRDRQALQRLTEAAEKAKIELSGVGVTDINLPFITATEEGPLHVETRLTRSQFEGLCGDLVSRLKAPVKRALVDANLTPSRIDEVVLVGGSTRIPLVRQLVRSLIDREPNENVNPDEVVAVGAAVQAGILAGEVKDVLLLDVTPLSLGLETIGGVMKKLIPRNTTIPVRRSDIFSTSENNQTVVEIHVLQGEREMSSDNKSLGRFKLTGIPPSPRGVPQVQVAFDIDANGILQVTALDRTTGREQSVTIQGASTLSEGEVNRMIQDAEEYAAEDRQRRERVEKRNRAEAEVLKAERQLREVALTYGMQFAAGQRRRIESLVQELRESMKRDDDRAIDRAQGDLQDALYELNREVRLEAAEDEDDFFGSIRRTFSGEGDSLFGEGLRDRDRDDNIRYRDRDDNIRYRDRDDDRRYSGGAGRERYSRDSGSSYRPTSRKVQPNDDWDDDDDDWL
- a CDS encoding Uma2 family endonuclease, producing MSEQMTLAELADYGVTIPPTQDELPYSDGIPMESQRHVLQMQMLIDILLLLWAERQDVFVGGNMFVYYSLEQVRNKDFNGPDVFVVLDVPRRERKSWVVWEEGKAPDLVIELLSESTAIRDKVEKKQVYQNRLRVPNYFWFDPFSGELAGFALQNGVYTEIQPDAQNRLISQQLGLALVRWEGIYQGVTARWLRWETLEGDLLPTAEELASLERQRAEEATRQMQAAQLQAAELESMLARYRDRFGELPD
- the cobN gene encoding cobaltochelatase subunit CobN — encoded protein: MHRLAATPGGWNPQAEGVIFIEQTPAPIVLLTAADTDIQTLAAAVSKLPDSFPSLRVVNLLQLQQQLSIDTYAEEVLQQAQVIILRLLGGRSYWSYGLEVVRQTVESTQKSLFVLPGDDRPDPDLISHSTVTLASSNQLWRYFTEGGVENFVNALKFVADICLGNTYNPPAPQEVPRVGVYQGLGTGDKGLGTRDKRLGKSPSNPQSPIPNSQFPIPNSQSPIPNPQSPIPKIGILFYRAHYLAGNTSPIDAICQALAERNLEPIPVFVSSLRDHDVQEELLQYFQPKDGEEIQLLLNTTSFSISPLNSNEGATSIVDSSDLSGKPTPTIPLSLDIPTLQVIFSGGTVEQWKSGFQGLSPRDMAMNVALPEVDGRIISRAVSFKAVQTRNPLLQTDVVVYEPVRDRIQFVADLASNWVRLRQTPPQQRKIALILANYPNRDGRLANGVGLDTPASCVEILKALQQAGYCVENIPATGDELISRLTAGVTNDPEGRELRRVQQSLAFEEYQEYFSSLPEAVQQGVCDRWGSVLEMNHPGAEEEKFFAVAGLQLGNVFVGIQPARGYDIDPSLNYHAPDLEPPHSYLAFYYWVRQVFEVDAFVHVGKHGNLEWLPGKSVGLSSNCYPEAVFGPLPHLYPFIVNDPGEGSQAKRRAQAVIIDHLTPPMTRAELYGPLQQLEGLIDEYYQAESLDPSRLPAISSRIADLVFQENLHQDLKIKKEDNFELSILNYLDGYLCELKEAQIRDGLHIFGQCPQGRQLRDLIVAIARHPGSDRKGLTRAIGIDSNLDFDPLTADPSQPFVGQGCPTRYQIVGDVIEALEQQASALVEQLMLGNPPNLPVNEGTVKRELDWIRRYLLPSLQQTNQEISNLLRGLDGGYVPSGASGAPTRGRPDVLPTGRNFYSVDIRSIPTETAWSVGRKAAEALIEQYTQEHGEYPKTLGLSVWGTSTMRTGGDDLAQAMALIGVQPVWDGASRRVVDFDILPVSVLGRPRVDVTLRISGFFRDAFPNLIDLFDQAVAAVAALKEPAEQNPLAAQVSQETEFWQNSGLSQEQAQMRSRYRIFGSKPGAYGAGLQGLIEAQNWTDDQDLARAYINWSSYAYTSTSLQPSTGELGGVSAPEAFQKRLQQMQIVLHNQDNREHDLLDSDDYYQFQGGLTAAVRALSGKNPQTYFGDNSLPENPKVRQLSEEITRVYRSRVVNPKWIAGVMRHGYKGAFEMSATVDYLFAYDATANCVEDFMYQGVAEAYLFDSNVQDFIQQKNPWALRDMAERLLEANQRGLWQNVDKEILEKLRNLVHQSEAVIEGMTAIVTTDELG
- a CDS encoding D-alanyl-lipoteichoic acid biosynthesis protein DltD, with translation MIFANLSFFYRFAAIMTGCLLFIGCSRTHLIQATPSNAVVQPLAATTAANMSDRLTEGINQAMSAAIKAQSAKSAQDWDQVAEGWLSAIASLQSISPDSPERVYAQKKVTEYMRSLEVAQQRAAATSYQSQYPTFNNQLLDNQLVLYLSYVAAVGPPDILIVGSSRSLQGVDPRQMQQALAARGISGKKIFNFGVNGATAQVIDFLVLRLLTQDQLPKLIVWADGVRAFNSGRTDRTYNLILASPGYQRLISGDRPQSSSPPDDPNTIHAKSLNNLVVQNQINNVASNTVSSFNLLPSNSEKIIAQNNAEGLTTDYSIAAVDANGFLPVNIRFNPLIYYRQKPRVAGLYDADYAAFQLGGKQEVALNNLMIFAKQRRIPVVFVSLPLSQDYLDRTRQRYEQQFRRYMQRQATAKGFVFLDLSGQWRNQNGYFADPSHLNRFGAAAVANRIARDPRISWP